CAAGTATCCAAAGAAACACTTTTAAAACAGATGACCACGCACCAGGCTATGCTCCGGGCCGAAAACCTGAGTAAACGTTTTCCCAGCGGAGGAAATGAAATTACCGTACTCGACAGCGTAACTTTTCAAGTGGATCGCGGGGAGACCTGCGCTATTGTGGGTCCCTCAGGAAGCGGTAAAACCACGCTTTTAGGCCTTTGTGCCGGACTCGACCAGGCTTCATCCGGAAGTGTGATGTTGCAAGGAACAGCGATGGAAAAACTGAGTGAAGACGAGCGTGCTGCCCTGCGCAGTGAGCGCGTAGGTTTTATTTTTCAGCAATTTAACCTGTTACCCGGACTCACTGCACTGGAGAATGTGATGGTTCCGATGGAGCTGCGAAAAATGGAGCGTGCCGCCCAAAGGGGCCGGGAACTACTGGCCGAAGTGGGTCTTGCCGACCGCGCACACCACTACCCTGTTCAATTGTCGGGAGGCGAGCAGCAGCGGGTGGCCATTGCCCGCGCCTATGCCAACAACCCCGCCATCCTTTTTGCTGATGAGCCTACGGGCAACCTCGACGAAGACACCGGTGCGCAGATTGAAGCATTGATTTTTGATCTGAACCGCGAGCATCAAACCACCCTTGTAGTGGTGACCCACGACATGGAGCTGGCCTCGCGCACATCGCACATCATCCGCCTTAAAGGTGGAAAAATTGTGGAGGAATCGTCCAAAACCGCCCAAAGCTGATGAGGCTCAGCTGGTATTTGAACATGGCCCTTCGCGATAGCAGAAGGCAACGCGGCCAATTGCTGCTTGTGGCAACCAGCATGATTTTGGGTGTGGCGGCATTGGTGGCCATTCAATCGTTTGGCGACAGCGTGCAACGCGAGCTGAACGACGAAGCCCGCAACCTGCTGGGTGCAGACATCGCAATAGAATCACGCGCACCCATCACGGAGGAAACGATGGCTTTTCTGGATTCATTGGGACTGGAAATCAGTCTTGAAATCAATTTTGGCTCTATGGTTCGGTTCTCCTCGGGCGATGGAACCCGTTTGGTAAACGTGCGGGCCATTGACGGAGGCTATCCTTTTTACGGTGAGATAGCCACCGAGCCGACGGGCGTGACTGCTGCCATGAAAGCGAAAAAACAGGCACTGGCAGGAGACGAACTGCTGCTGCAATTTGCGGCTCGACCCGGAGATACTCTGTTTGTGGGCTCCCTGCGCTTGCCTTTGGCAGGGAGAATTTCCTCGGTTTCGGGTCAATCGGGAATCACAGGCTCCGTGGCTCCACCGGTTTTTATTCCCTATTTCCTGGCAGAAGAGAGCGGACTGCTTCAAAAAGGCAGCAGAATCAATTACAGGTTGTATGGAAAATATCCCCGGGGGTTCGATGAATCTCTGTACGCTGCACTGATCAAGCCAAGGCTCGAATCACCTGATATCCGAACCGAGAATGTGGAAGAGCGCCGGAAGCGCACGGGCAGGTTGTTTAGTGATCTGACAGGCTACCTGAACCTCACTGCCCTGCTTGCCCTGCTGATTGGTTGTCTTGGTGTGGCCAGCGCCACGCATGTGTACATCCAGGGAAAAGTAAAATCGGTAGCCATCTTGCGATGTATAGGTGCGTCGGCAAAAGACGCCATGAATATTTACCTGATTCAGGTTGCGTTGGTTGCGCTGCTTGCATCGCTGGCAGGCGTCGTGGCCGGTGCGCTCCTGGTCAATGCCATCCCACTGCTCATCAACGAACTGCTGCCCTTTTCGGTGAACAGTAAACTGAGTATAAACGCCGTGATTCTGGCGGTGTTGGCGGGAGTAGGAACCACACTGCTCTTTGCAGCTCCGCCTTTGCTTCGCATCCGGAAAATCTCGCCATTGCAGGCCATTCGCAGCTCCGGGTCGCAGCAACTTCCGTCCGGAAACGTTTTGCTTACCATTCTGCTCACTGCATTGCTTCTGCTCTTTGCCGGTTGGCAACTGCGCAGTTGGTGGGGTGCCATCCTGTTTACCGCTGCCTGCCTCGGCTCGCTGGGACTGCTTGCGCTGGTTGCCCGAACCATGATGGTGCTTGTTCAAAAGTATTTTCCGCGCAAAGGCTCTTTTGTGCTGCGCCAGGCCCTGGGTAACCTCTACCGGCCCAACAACCAAACGCTGGTGCTGGTGGTCAGCATCGGGTTGGGCACGGCGCTGATCGCAACGCTGCTCATCAACCGGCAGCTTTTTCTTGACAAGATCGCCATCAGCGCCTCGGGTGAAGAGCAACCCAACATGGTGCTGTTTGATATTCAAACCGGGCAAATTGAACCTCTCGAAGCCCGGCTCGACTCATTCGGAATGCCTTTGATTGGCCGTGTGCCCATTGTGAACATGCGCCTGGCGGCCATCGGCAATCGAAAGGCTCATGAAATACTGGCAGACAGTACTTCCGATATTCCGCGGAGGGTCATCTCGCGCGAGTACAGGGTCACCTACAGGGATTCGCTGATTGACTCCGAAAAACTGGTAAAAGGAACATGGACCGGGCGTATAGAATCAGGGCAA
The DNA window shown above is from Cryomorphaceae bacterium and carries:
- a CDS encoding ABC transporter ATP-binding protein, producing MTTHQAMLRAENLSKRFPSGGNEITVLDSVTFQVDRGETCAIVGPSGSGKTTLLGLCAGLDQASSGSVMLQGTAMEKLSEDERAALRSERVGFIFQQFNLLPGLTALENVMVPMELRKMERAAQRGRELLAEVGLADRAHHYPVQLSGGEQQRVAIARAYANNPAILFADEPTGNLDEDTGAQIEALIFDLNREHQTTLVVVTHDMELASRTSHIIRLKGGKIVEESSKTAQS
- a CDS encoding FtsX-like permease family protein, whose product is MRLSWYLNMALRDSRRQRGQLLLVATSMILGVAALVAIQSFGDSVQRELNDEARNLLGADIAIESRAPITEETMAFLDSLGLEISLEINFGSMVRFSSGDGTRLVNVRAIDGGYPFYGEIATEPTGVTAAMKAKKQALAGDELLLQFAARPGDTLFVGSLRLPLAGRISSVSGQSGITGSVAPPVFIPYFLAEESGLLQKGSRINYRLYGKYPRGFDESLYAALIKPRLESPDIRTENVEERRKRTGRLFSDLTGYLNLTALLALLIGCLGVASATHVYIQGKVKSVAILRCIGASAKDAMNIYLIQVALVALLASLAGVVAGALLVNAIPLLINELLPFSVNSKLSINAVILAVLAGVGTTLLFAAPPLLRIRKISPLQAIRSSGSQQLPSGNVLLTILLTALLLLFAGWQLRSWWGAILFTAACLGSLGLLALVARTMMVLVQKYFPRKGSFVLRQALGNLYRPNNQTLVLVVSIGLGTALIATLLINRQLFLDKIAISASGEEQPNMVLFDIQTGQIEPLEARLDSFGMPLIGRVPIVNMRLAAIGNRKAHEILADSTSDIPRRVISREYRVTYRDSLIDSEKLVKGTWTGRIESGQVPVPISLEERLAREMTVDVGDLLTFNVQGAEMPCVVGSIRKVDFQRVQTNFVLLFPAGVLERAPQFHVALTRFESTEQSARFQQYMVTSFPNISIIDLNLVLDTLDTITTKAGYIIQFMAIIGLLTALVVLIGAVRAGKYQRIKDGVLLRTIGASRKQILLIQFWEYFILGSLAAFTGLLIATVVSVLLASYPFDEWLFPQWTPLLYLWLTIVLVTTLIGMSNSLRVVKHPPLEILRSDALS